From a single Eleginops maclovinus isolate JMC-PN-2008 ecotype Puerto Natales chromosome 2, JC_Emac_rtc_rv5, whole genome shotgun sequence genomic region:
- the LOC134875842 gene encoding E3 SUMO-protein ligase ZBED1-like: MSQAKVEECHRAVTKFVVKGLHPFSTVDAPEFREMTKVLNPKYKAPSRESLTNHLIPAWYGVEKGNVISELKTVSKAAITADGWTSFCQDHYLTVTLHYVSNGQVKEKVLKTKAVYQSQTGSAVAEEIDYILEEYGVREKVVAATVDNAANMDVAIKQLQIVKFPCFAHTLNLGAQKLYNCTAISNWAARVRAVVVWMKRSHMAKVVLKEKQDLLKLPKHMLLLDVRTRWNSLYLMMERFTEQFPAIQAAAIDPRIRRPMEKERLDRIGNEDLRKAEEFVHLMRKHYTSTLAVSSDKSATCGEILPILQKLEQQYTVQEGDSAFTRSIKENIWKDLSKRYQGTDIQRFLEEATILDPRFKYKVKSDAVCDRIREAAITANTVAARDELPGEGETQREGCEDGEEEEVEEHYALPPPSKKTALEELFEEEDNELQSIRESQPRLSLAQKVDQEIQFYKSLPSIPCRDSAALWWWNKQDTLPLLSGLAENYLCVQASSTPSERVFSTAGDTISPERSRILPEKADMLIFLKKNC; this comes from the exons atgtcccaggcAAAGGTAGAAGAATGTCACCGGGCAGTTACCAAATTTGTTGTTAAGGGTTTGCACCCATTTTCTACAGTAGACGCCCCTGAATTTCG GGAGATGACAAAGGTTCTCAATCCAAAATACAAAGCCCCCAGCAGGGAAAGCTTAACCAACCACTTAATCCCTGCTTGGTATGGtgtggaaaagggaaatgtgatctctgaactgaaaacagtgtcaaaggcAGCTATCACGGCTGATGGGTGGACAAGCTTTTGTCAGGATCATTATCTCACGGTTACTCTGCACTACGTGAGCAATGGCCAGGTAAAGGAAAAGGTCCTAAAAACCAAAGCCGTGTACCAATCTCAGACAGGCTCAGCTGTAGCAGAGgagattgattacattttagaagaataTGGTGTACGGGAAAAGGTTGTGGCAGCAACTGTAGACAATGCAGCGAACATGGATGTAGccatcaaacagctgcaaattGTCAAATTTCCATGCTTCGCTCATACGCTGAACCTGGGAGCGCAAAAGCTGTACAACTGCACTGCCATATCCAATTGGGCAGCACGAGTTCGAGCAGTTGTTGTCTGGATGAAGAGGTCACACATGGCAAAAGTTgttcttaaagagaaacaagactTGCTCA AGCTGCCCAAGCACATGCTCCTCCTGGATGTAAGGACCAGATGGAATTCCCTCTATTTGATGATGGAGAGATTCACCGAGCAGTTCCCTGCTATCCAGGCTGCAGCCATAGATCCACGCATAAGAAGACCCATGGAGAAGGAAag gTTGGACAGAATAGGCAACGAGGACTTAAGGAAAGCAGAGGAGTTTGTGCATCTCATGCGGAAGCATTACACCTCCACACTGGCCGTCTCCAGCGACAAAAGTGCAACCTGCGGTGAGATTTTGCCCATCTTGCAGAAGCTGGAGCAACAGTACACTGTGCAGGAAGGTGACTCTGCGTTCACAAGGAGCATCAAGGAGAACATTTGGAAGGATCTCTCCAAACGCTACCAG gGAACTGACATTCAGAGATTCCTGGAGGAAGCCACCATCTTGGACCccagatttaaatacaaagtgaaaagtgatGCAGTCTGCGACAGGATCAGGGAAgctgcaataacagcaaatacagtggcagcaagagatgag CTcccaggggaaggagagacacagagggaaggctgcgaagatggggaggaggaagaagtagaggAACACTAT gcaCTGCCACCACCATCAAAAAAGACAGCCTTGGAAGAACTATTCGAGGAGGAGGACAACGAGCTGCAGTCAATCCGTGAATCACAGCCCCGTCTTTCCCTGGCTCAGAAGGTGGATCAGGAAATCCAGTTCTACAAAAGCCTGCCCTCCATCCCCTGCAGGGATAGCGCCGCACTGTGGTGGTGGAACAAGCAGGATACGCTGCCCTTGCTATCTGGACTGGCTGAAAACTACCTCTGTGTGCAAGCTTCCTCCACCCCATCTGAGAGGGTGTTCTCCACGGCTGGAGACACCATAAGCCCCGAAAGATCCCGTATCCTTCCAGAAAAAGCAGATATGCTCATATTTCTGaaaaagaactgttaa